The following are encoded in a window of Vigna unguiculata cultivar IT97K-499-35 chromosome 8, ASM411807v1, whole genome shotgun sequence genomic DNA:
- the LOC114193916 gene encoding uncharacterized protein LOC114193916: MVSFHKALSETPITEVPAEFESPPRKRKWQEETLTEEFFKIHPTDADQRKSIFGIELHLETPLPSHKLRQYLTIQSGLSMVKTPDLGRNSDPKAPSLGQMSLDLELSLKKKEESFDINEKNFGSTRNTFGEHDLLNESSKCNKMDDSGALSRSPSWLSSEGDQKEMIATVCMRCHMLIMLCKSSPTCPNCKFMHPPDQNPSKFLKRKKVEPLSC; this comes from the exons ATGGTCTCCTTTCACAAAGCGTTGTCTGAAACCCCCATAACAGAAGTTCCTGCAGAATTTGAATCTCCACCAAGGAAGAGAAAGTGGCAAGAGGAGACTCTCACTGAAGAATTCTTCAAGATTCACCCAACTGATGCAGACCAACGAAAATCCATCTTTGGTATAGAGCTCCACCTCGAGACACCATTACCTTCCCATAAATTGCGACAGTACCTCACTATTCAG TCAGGGCTGAGTATGGTGAAGACACCAGATTTGGGAAGAAACTCTGATCCTAAAGCGCCATCACTTGGTCAAATGAGCCTGGACCTGGAGCTGTCgctgaagaaaaaagaagaaagctTTGACATAAATGAGAAGAACTTTGGTTCCACCAGGAACACTTTTGGTGAGCATGATCTGTTGAATGAATCAAGCAAGTGTAATAAAATGGATGATTCAGGTGCTTTAAGTCGTTCTCCGTCGTGGTTATCATCAGAGGGAGATCAGAAGGAGATGATTGCAACGGTTTGTATGAGGTGTCACATGTTGATAATGCTGTGCAAGTCATCTCCTACTTGTCCAAACTGCAAATTCATGCACCCACCAGATCAGAACCCTTCGAAATTCCTGAAGAGGAAGAAGGTGGAGCCTCTCTCATGCTAA